The Echinicola rosea genome has a segment encoding these proteins:
- a CDS encoding SAM hydrolase/SAM-dependent halogenase family protein, whose amino-acid sequence MALVTFLSDFGDGDYYVPAVKAKMLSINPQLNIIDITHKVEAYDIAHAAFVLRSVYKEFPKGTIHLVALNSTSSMTDGYIGIKLEEHIFVGPNNGVLSMLADYDPGIVVKFADIHIKDSTFPAKDILAPIAAKVASGAAIHDFGGPLQAIRQMMPRQIKATKKQIVGHVLRMDGYGNLITNIPKSVFNQLNPGKFSVEFSREVMTKLHPSYDSVEPGDCFALFNSLDFLEIGINHGHGGDLLGLKYDSPVVINFHREEE is encoded by the coding sequence ATGGCCTTAGTAACATTCCTGTCAGATTTTGGAGATGGCGATTATTATGTACCTGCAGTCAAAGCCAAGATGTTATCCATTAACCCTCAGCTCAATATCATTGACATCACGCATAAAGTTGAGGCTTATGACATCGCACATGCGGCATTTGTCCTGAGATCTGTTTACAAGGAATTCCCCAAGGGCACCATTCATTTGGTAGCCCTCAACAGTACCAGCAGCATGACCGACGGCTATATCGGCATCAAGCTGGAAGAACACATCTTTGTCGGCCCCAATAATGGTGTCCTTAGCATGCTGGCGGATTACGATCCGGGCATTGTGGTAAAATTTGCCGACATCCACATCAAGGACAGCACTTTCCCTGCCAAGGACATCCTAGCTCCCATAGCCGCCAAAGTAGCCAGTGGAGCAGCGATCCATGATTTTGGCGGACCGCTACAAGCCATCCGCCAAATGATGCCCCGTCAAATCAAAGCAACAAAAAAACAGATCGTCGGCCATGTACTGCGCATGGATGGCTATGGCAACCTGATCACCAATATTCCCAAAAGTGTCTTTAACCAACTGAACCCTGGCAAATTCTCTGTCGAATTTAGCCGCGAGGTAATGACCAAGCTCCATCCATCCTATGACAGCGTAGAACCCGGAGATTGCTTCGCCCTGTTTAATAGTCTGGACTTTTTGGAAATCGGCATTAACCACGGTCATGGAGGAGATTTACTGGGATTAAAATACGACAGTCCAGTGGTGATCAATTTTCACCGGGAAGAGGAATAG
- a CDS encoding helix-turn-helix domain-containing protein, with protein MKQPELGKVIQQHRLSKGMTQEELVERCNINVRTIQRIEAGEVTPRAFTVKTIMEVLDIHLPTDDPERSRPTVKPVFSPIDQRQLWWTGIAGVIYFLVSSYEVFWNIVLMADAGVEQPEYFTLLKIVVLISYAAFAYGFYLVGQRTDNKVLQFGVVFLILINAGIIGTDIYSGKVVGAEDVWFGVFEVMAFGVSLIPFSLGLVQSKKTFGQLYQVIGILGLITAVMFITVVFTLLGTFTWAVFDIACIYLLFKHSQGKEEEKREMLGF; from the coding sequence ATGAAACAACCTGAACTCGGAAAGGTCATACAGCAGCACCGCCTTTCCAAAGGAATGACCCAAGAAGAACTGGTAGAACGTTGCAATATCAATGTACGCACCATTCAGCGAATCGAGGCGGGGGAAGTGACCCCAAGGGCGTTTACCGTAAAGACCATCATGGAAGTGCTCGATATCCACCTGCCCACCGATGATCCCGAAAGGTCCCGGCCAACTGTAAAGCCTGTTTTCTCCCCAATCGACCAACGCCAATTGTGGTGGACGGGAATCGCGGGAGTGATCTATTTTTTGGTGTCTTCTTATGAGGTGTTTTGGAATATTGTGTTGATGGCGGACGCAGGAGTGGAGCAGCCTGAATATTTTACACTGCTCAAGATCGTTGTGCTGATCTCTTATGCTGCCTTTGCTTACGGTTTTTACCTGGTCGGACAGCGCACTGACAATAAAGTGCTCCAATTTGGCGTGGTGTTTCTGATCTTGATCAATGCAGGCATCATTGGTACTGATATCTATTCCGGTAAGGTAGTGGGGGCGGAAGATGTGTGGTTTGGTGTATTTGAAGTGATGGCTTTCGGGGTTTCCTTGATCCCTTTTTCCCTTGGGTTGGTGCAGTCCAAAAAGACTTTCGGCCAGCTTTATCAGGTTATAGGGATCTTAGGCTTAATTACTGCTGTTATGTTTATTACTGTAGTTTTTACTTTGCTAGGTACATTCACTTGGGCGGTTTTCGATATTGCCTGCATCTATCTGTTGTTTAAGCATTCGCAGGGAAAAGAGGAGGAGAAGAGAGAGATGTTGGGTTTCTGA